The Glutamicibacter mishrai DNA window CCAGGCCCGGGCGTAAAGCTGGCAGTTGAATTCGGCAGCCACTCGGTCGACCACGTCAACTATCTTGATGATTCCGATATCCAGGCGCTTGCCGGAAGCTGGGAGCGCTGGGACCGGGCGGGAAGAACCGGAAAGCCAGGAACCGTCGCCACCTGCCTGCCGGCGTGCGACCTATCCACCCGTCAGCCTCTGGCACCAGGTCGAGAGCTCTTGGACGCCGGAGTGCCTATCGCGCTGGCCAGCAACTGCAATCCCGGCACCAGCTACACGAGCAATATGAACTTCTGCGTGGCCACCGCGGTGCTGCAGATGAACTTGACCTTGGCCGAAGCCATCGAGGCTGCCACCTACGGGGGAGCGCTGGCCCTCGGAGTCCAAGACGAAGTGGGATCTCTCGAAGTCGGTAAGCGTGCAGACCTGCTCGTTCTTGATGCGCCGGCTGCCGCGCACCTGGCATATCGTCCCGGGATGAACCTGACCCACAGCGTGTACCGCGCTGGCCAATTGGTGTTCTGAGGCAGTTCAAACCGCCGACTTGTTCTGACCGGTTCGCCGAAAATCTGGCAGTCAATTAGCCATTCGTGATAGACAAGAACCATGGCTAATACTGCTTTTAAGGGAACTCCCGTACAGACCATTGGTGAACTGCCAGCCGTAGGCTCGCAGGCTCCATCATTCACCCTCACCGACACCGGCCTTGCAGATGTCACCAGCGAATCGCTGGCTGGCCGCCGCGTTGTCCTGAACATCTTCCCATCGGTTGATACCGGCGTGTGCGCTGCCAGCGTTCGCCGCTTCAACGAACTGGCTGCCGGCCTGGAGAACACCACCGTCGTGTGCGTATCCGCTGACCTTCCATTCGCACTGGGCCGCTTCTGCGGTGCCGAGGATATCGAGAACGTCACCGCCGCTTCGGTCTTCCGCTCGGACTTCGGTTCGGACTACGGCGTCACCCAGATCGACGGCCCGCTGGCCGGCCTGCTGGCGCGCTCGGTCATCGTCTTGGACGAAGCCGGAAAGGTGACCTACACCCAGGTAGTTCCTGAGATCACCACCGAGCCAGACTACGATGCAGCAATCGCAGCACTGAGCTAAACCGCACAAAGGCCCATCCACGCTTCGAGCTTGGATGGGCCTTTGCTGTACCTGGCCGAGACTACAGCTCGCGCAGCAGTTCGCAGGTCCTGCCTAAAAACAGTTGGGCCAACTCTTCTCTTGGACTCACCGACGTGAAAACTCCCGCCAACATCAGGGCCGCGTCCAGCCGCAGAATCCTCCATGCCGCGGTGGATTCGTCAACCACTCCGGATTCCCGCCGATAGCCTTCGACGATGTCCGTGTAGTCCAGTCCATTTTCCGTGATGGCCGAGTATTCCTGAATGCGGGCGAGTTCCACTTCCGGTGCCGCAGTCAGCGCGTTGCTCCAATCAATTAATGCTTTGGGTGCGCCGTCTATCACTCGGATGTTCTGCCGGCGGATATCCATGTGCAACAAGCTGACTCGACGTAATGACTTTTCAAGTAGTGCGATCAGCGCTGTTTCCTGGGGCAACGAGGGCATCTGATGTTGTGCGCTGAGCCGCGAGTAACGATGAGAAATGCGTTGGCCGAGGTAACGATAAATGTTCGCGTGTTGGCTGGCTTCATCAATAGGTGGTTCCTGCTGATGCATCTGTGCCAGCACGGCGCCCACGGCATGCTGATCTAAGGGCGTTCCATCGTCGTCGATGATTTCTGTGATCAACACCGGATAGCCATCTTGGACAACCAATTGCTCCGGACGGGCAGAAGGCACGCCGTGATCTACCGCCCACGCGCTGAGCTTCAGCTCCTTATGCTGAAGGTCTCGCGCCGGAATCTTCGGATTATTTGCGGTATCAAAAACTCGTGCACGCGGGACACGGTAACTTTCGCGCCGTTTTTCCGTGGCCGCGATGAAAAACAGAAATTCAACACCCTCGCCAGCAAGGAATATGTCGTTCGCTCCTCGTCGATTGGCCAGGCGCGTGGCCGCCGTCGAGGCACTGATCGCTACTGGGTAAGACATCTGTTTCCTGTCCGTTGGCTACGGAAATTTGATTTTGTAATTGGTGGCTCAAAATTCCCCTGCACGTTATGAATCAGCCACTGAGACTTGTAATCGCTGCCCCTGCAGTTCAGCAGCGACAAAGTTGAGAGATTGCGAATAGCTGCCCAAGGTAATTTCCTGGTGGACCACGTTTCCGTCGGACGAACAGGGAACATTGATTTCCCCGTGGTCCGTGCTATCGCTGGTGTTCCATTCAATCGTGGACGACCTCTCCTCACCAGAACATTGCATGGCCAGAGAATACTGTCCACCGTTCAGTGGGAAACCCAACGATAACTCTTGATTCGGCTGCGTCACCTCAGTTCCAATGGATACCAATTCATGCTCCTGGTGCAGGGCGTCGGCTGAAGCCTGAATATCATTGGCGGAGCATCCGCCAAGGCAGAGGGAAACCATCGCCAGCAAAGCGGCTGGTACCACGGACCTACTTCGCAATGTTCAGCTCCCCACAGCCTGCGCGGCATTCTCAATCCGCGGCCCGATCTTGCGCAAGAGCTTATCGATCCTTGGGTCATCGGTGCGCGAGAGGGTATCCGAGAGTCGCTCCAGGCTCATCAGCCCGAGCCAGATCTTCGCCCGATGCGCTTCATCAGGGCTCGGCGCAATCAAATCCACCATCTCCAGCCCGTGCCACAGGCTCAAGTACGCGGTGTTCAGCGCCGGATCCCAGGCGGCGGCCAGATCCCAGTCCAGGATGCCGATCAGCTCTTCATCCACCCAGTGCATATTGTGCCCGGCCAGATCTCCATGGACCAGGCTCGGCGGCACCTGCGCCAACTCATCGAGTTGCGCCCACAGGCTGCTGGCCGGGCCGCGCAATTCTTCAGGCAAAGCATCAAAACACTGCTGTTGGCGCTCATCGGTCCACGAGCCGCGGAAGGCAAAAGGGGAGGCCAGGTGCTCGCGCAGCGGTTCAAGCTCGACCTGGGCCAGGTCGCTGACCAGCTTGCCCAAGATTTTGGGGTCCCCGTAGTGCGGTTCATGGGCGCTGCCCGGGATGAAGGACATGGCTACCGAGCCCAGGGAGTCCACCGTCTGGATCTGCGAGGTCGCCACCGGGATCTGGTAGTCCAACTGATCGGACACGAGCTCAAGCAGCTTGATCGAGCGCGGCATTTCTTCGGTGGCGTCGATGGTGCGAGCCATGCGGATCACCGAGTCCGGATTGGCGATCACCACCTTGTGGAACTGTCCGCCCTCGTTGACCGACGCGTGCTCCCAGGAAAGATCGGGGCGCAATCGGCGGGCGATCGACAGTTCTTCTTCCGTGGCAGGACGGGACACAGATGCTCCTTTAATTCGCTACCTTCAGGCTACCAAAGCCCGCACACAGCCTGATCAGCCTATGATCGAGAACGTGAATGCCAAGATCCTGAAGTTCGAGATCGCCCTGGTCCTTGCCTTGTCGCTGGGGCAGAGCGCGATCTATTCGATCATGAGTTTTGCCGATAAGGCCACGCGGGGTCCGCTGCGCGAACAGACTACCTCGCTGAACAACCAGCTGAGCACCCGCGAATTCTTCGACCTGTCCTACCAGCTGCTAGATATCCTTTTCGCGCTGGTGCCGGTGGCGCTGGCCCTGTATCTGATGAAGCGCAGCCTGGGCCTCGGCACACGCGAGATCGGTTTTGACCTGCGCAAACCTGGCCGCGACGCCCTGGCCGGCACAGGGCTTTTCCTGGCCATGGGGCTTGGCACCCTGGGGGTCTACGCAGCCGGCCGGGCGCTGGGCATCACCACGGCGCTGTCCGCGGCCAATCTGGGGGACTATTGGTGGAGCGTGCCGGTGCTGCTGCTCTCGGCGGTGCGCCATGCGGTGCTCGAGGAAGTGCTGATGCTCGGCTTCCTGTTCAGCTACGCCAAAAAACTGCAGCTGGGATTGTGGACCACGATCATCAGTTCGGCGGTGATCCGCGGCAGCTACCACCTCTACCAGGGAGTGGGGCCGATGATCGGCAATATGCTCATGGGCGTGGTCTTCGGCTGGGTCTACCACAAGTACGGTCGGGTAATGCCGCTGGTGATCGCGCACTTCCTGCTTGATGCCATCGGATTTGTCGGATATGCGCTGATCGGCCCGGCGATCGGGATCGGCGGCTAACCCGGATAAACTGCAAGAATGCAGATTTTCGAGCTGGCTGAAGA harbors:
- a CDS encoding phosphotransferase produces the protein MSYPVAISASTAATRLANRRGANDIFLAGEGVEFLFFIAATEKRRESYRVPRARVFDTANNPKIPARDLQHKELKLSAWAVDHGVPSARPEQLVVQDGYPVLITEIIDDDGTPLDQHAVGAVLAQMHQQEPPIDEASQHANIYRYLGQRISHRYSRLSAQHQMPSLPQETALIALLEKSLRRVSLLHMDIRRQNIRVIDGAPKALIDWSNALTAAPEVELARIQEYSAITENGLDYTDIVEGYRRESGVVDESTAAWRILRLDAALMLAGVFTSVSPREELAQLFLGRTCELLREL
- a CDS encoding type II CAAX endopeptidase family protein, with product MIENVNAKILKFEIALVLALSLGQSAIYSIMSFADKATRGPLREQTTSLNNQLSTREFFDLSYQLLDILFALVPVALALYLMKRSLGLGTREIGFDLRKPGRDALAGTGLFLAMGLGTLGVYAAGRALGITTALSAANLGDYWWSVPVLLLSAVRHAVLEEVLMLGFLFSYAKKLQLGLWTTIISSAVIRGSYHLYQGVGPMIGNMLMGVVFGWVYHKYGRVMPLVIAHFLLDAIGFVGYALIGPAIGIGG
- the tpx gene encoding thiol peroxidase: MANTAFKGTPVQTIGELPAVGSQAPSFTLTDTGLADVTSESLAGRRVVLNIFPSVDTGVCAASVRRFNELAAGLENTTVVCVSADLPFALGRFCGAEDIENVTAASVFRSDFGSDYGVTQIDGPLAGLLARSVIVLDEAGKVTYTQVVPEITTEPDYDAAIAALS
- a CDS encoding phosphotransferase family protein, whose translation is MSRPATEEELSIARRLRPDLSWEHASVNEGGQFHKVVIANPDSVIRMARTIDATEEMPRSIKLLELVSDQLDYQIPVATSQIQTVDSLGSVAMSFIPGSAHEPHYGDPKILGKLVSDLAQVELEPLREHLASPFAFRGSWTDERQQQCFDALPEELRGPASSLWAQLDELAQVPPSLVHGDLAGHNMHWVDEELIGILDWDLAAAWDPALNTAYLSLWHGLEMVDLIAPSPDEAHRAKIWLGLMSLERLSDTLSRTDDPRIDKLLRKIGPRIENAAQAVGS